From Acidothermus cellulolyticus 11B, a single genomic window includes:
- a CDS encoding Ni/Fe hydrogenase subunit alpha — MSAERRVLRTDYLARVEGEGALFVECDGDVVTKVELRIFEPPRFFEALLRGRSCFEAPDITARICGICPVAYQTSAVNAVESLAGVDVPESIHHLRRLLYCGEWIESHALHVYLLHAPDFLGYPDAITLARDYPDIVQRGLQLKAAGNHLMRVLGGREIHPINVRVGGFYRVPSASELRALRPELEQAREIAVETVRWVSGFSFPERVFEGALVALHQPDSYAIERGRIRSDTGLDIDASRYDDYFEEEQVGHSTALHSRLRGAGRYLCGPLARYSLNYRQLSPLAKECAREAGLGEVCRDVFRSIVVRSVELVYACDEALRLIDIYERPEIPAVPVVVRPGTGHGVSEAPRGLLYHRYRLDGDGTILDAEIVPPTAQNQAAIEGDVHDVVVRYRDLDDEQLRHLCEQAIRNYDPCISCATHFLRLEVNRR, encoded by the coding sequence ATGTCCGCTGAACGTCGGGTCCTGCGAACTGACTACCTTGCCCGGGTCGAGGGCGAAGGGGCGCTGTTCGTCGAATGTGATGGCGACGTCGTCACCAAGGTGGAGTTGCGCATCTTCGAGCCGCCGCGTTTCTTTGAGGCTCTCTTGCGCGGCCGGTCGTGCTTCGAGGCTCCCGACATCACCGCGCGTATTTGTGGCATCTGCCCGGTCGCCTATCAGACCAGCGCGGTCAACGCCGTGGAGAGTCTCGCCGGTGTGGACGTACCCGAATCCATTCACCATCTGCGCCGATTGTTGTACTGCGGTGAGTGGATCGAGAGTCACGCCTTGCACGTGTACCTGCTTCATGCACCGGATTTCCTTGGTTACCCTGATGCCATCACGTTGGCCCGCGATTACCCGGACATCGTGCAGCGGGGCCTACAGCTCAAGGCGGCAGGCAACCACCTCATGCGGGTTCTCGGCGGCCGCGAAATTCATCCGATCAATGTACGAGTCGGCGGCTTCTACCGCGTCCCTTCGGCGTCCGAACTTCGCGCGCTCCGGCCCGAGCTCGAGCAGGCGCGCGAAATCGCAGTCGAGACCGTCCGGTGGGTCTCGGGATTCTCCTTCCCCGAGCGGGTATTCGAGGGCGCGCTTGTCGCCCTCCACCAGCCGGACAGTTACGCTATTGAGCGCGGCCGTATTCGGTCGGATACCGGTCTGGATATCGACGCTTCCCGCTACGACGACTACTTCGAAGAGGAGCAGGTCGGCCATTCCACTGCACTGCATTCACGGTTGCGTGGCGCCGGGCGGTACCTCTGCGGGCCGCTTGCCCGTTACAGCCTGAATTATCGGCAACTGTCTCCGCTGGCCAAGGAATGTGCCCGCGAAGCCGGGCTCGGCGAGGTGTGCCGGGACGTCTTTCGCAGCATCGTGGTGCGCAGCGTCGAACTCGTGTACGCCTGCGATGAAGCACTGCGGCTGATTGACATTTATGAGCGACCCGAAATTCCGGCCGTGCCCGTCGTCGTTCGGCCAGGTACCGGTCACGGCGTCAGCGAGGCACCGCGCGGTCTGCTCTACCACCGTTACCGTCTTGACGGCGACGGGACGATTCTCGACGCGGAGATCGTGCCTCCGACAGCGCAGAATCAGGCAGCGATCGAAGGAGACGTGCACGACGTTGTCGTCCGTTACCGCGACCTCGACGATGAGCAGTTGCGCCACCTCTGCGAGCAAGCGATTCGCAACTACGACCCGTGCATTTCGTGCGCTACTCACTTCCTCCGGCTGGAGGTGAACCGGCGATGA
- a CDS encoding hydrogenase maturation protease: MSRRRVVVAGCGNPFRGDDQVGLAVAERLAGRREPGLRVVSAAGDVTGVLDAFLSAVVDEAILVDAVHAPLPAGTVIRSDADAATDFGRHAGSSTHAFGVPELLDIAGVLGCLPRRVVIYGVVGSAFALGQPMSPAVAAQVDHVAALVSREATWALRSDSAAAAAGGAGWEGVVGCTSGH; this comes from the coding sequence ATGAGCCGACGGCGCGTCGTGGTGGCCGGCTGCGGTAACCCATTTCGAGGCGACGACCAGGTGGGCCTTGCCGTGGCGGAGCGGCTCGCGGGCCGCCGGGAGCCGGGTCTGCGGGTGGTCTCTGCGGCTGGGGACGTGACCGGCGTTCTGGACGCCTTCCTCTCCGCGGTCGTCGACGAGGCCATCCTGGTGGACGCCGTGCATGCACCGTTGCCGGCGGGCACAGTGATCCGCTCCGATGCCGACGCGGCGACTGACTTTGGACGGCACGCCGGGTCGTCGACGCATGCGTTCGGCGTCCCGGAGCTCCTCGACATTGCTGGCGTTCTCGGCTGTCTGCCCCGACGTGTTGTCATCTACGGCGTCGTCGGTTCTGCCTTCGCGCTCGGGCAGCCGATGAGCCCGGCGGTGGCTGCCCAGGTCGACCACGTGGCGGCCTTGGTTTCCCGCGAAGCGACGTGGGCACTGCGGTCCGACAGTGCCGCAGCTGCGGCTGGGGGCGCCGGGTGGGAAGGGGTGGTCGGATGCACGAGCGGGCACTGA
- a CDS encoding hydrogenase maturation nickel metallochaperone HypA, translating to MHERALIADLLRVVEEHARRVGATRVHRIRVRVGPFAHVTPESVREQFRFAAAGSIAAQADVDVVTGSTDSRGDGVLLESIEVDGGSSGEGACA from the coding sequence ATGCACGAGCGGGCACTGATTGCCGATCTTCTGCGGGTCGTCGAGGAGCACGCCCGACGGGTCGGCGCGACCCGCGTTCACCGGATACGGGTGCGGGTCGGCCCGTTTGCGCACGTGACACCCGAAAGCGTGCGCGAGCAGTTCCGGTTCGCCGCAGCCGGGTCGATCGCCGCTCAGGCCGACGTCGACGTTGTCACCGGGTCGACCGACTCGAGGGGGGACGGCGTCCTGCTGGAGAGCATCGAGGTCGATGGTGGCTCGTCGGGGGAGGGCGCATGTGCCTAG
- a CDS encoding HypC/HybG/HupF family hydrogenase formation chaperone: MCLGAIALLRAIEEQDGVRVGILDDGRAVGLSFVPNAQVGDHLLIHLGVPVEVLDAETARAALQLRAEGRRLADRTTIVARQGGSSLRQEEGEES, from the coding sequence ATGTGCCTAGGCGCCATCGCCCTTCTACGGGCGATCGAGGAGCAGGACGGCGTACGCGTCGGCATCCTCGACGACGGACGGGCCGTTGGCTTGAGCTTTGTGCCTAACGCCCAGGTAGGTGATCATCTGCTCATTCACCTGGGCGTCCCGGTTGAGGTGCTGGATGCGGAGACGGCGCGTGCTGCGCTGCAACTCCGAGCGGAGGGGCGGCGGCTGGCTGACCGGACGACGATCGTCGCTCGGCAGGGCGGTTCGAGCCTGCGACAGGAGGAGGGTGAAGAGTCATGA
- a CDS encoding DMT family transporter, with translation MTQRITGVVLAFVTAVISGVAVYLNSDAVKHFHDQTVYTTAKNGVAGVLLIGIWAAAGWRTGRASPRTGGVGQSHPVGPRRILAFLALAIVGGSVPFALFFQGLAAAQATQAAFLHKTLIVWVALLAVPLLRERVGWPHLVAILLLLVGQALLAGRAGTVAFGRGEAMILAATLLWSVEVVYVKRLLRRFSSHLLAVVRMAGGTALLVAWLALTGKFHQLIALDAAQWQWVIVTGVLLTGYVATWYAALARAQAVDVTAVLVFGAVITALLSAMFGSGSLKVPALVAITVGCGLIAWAALRYSPNARKPVVTASPSR, from the coding sequence ATGACGCAACGGATCACCGGTGTCGTCCTGGCGTTTGTTACTGCTGTGATCAGTGGAGTGGCCGTGTATCTCAACAGCGACGCGGTCAAGCACTTCCACGACCAGACCGTGTACACCACGGCGAAGAACGGTGTGGCCGGCGTGCTGCTGATCGGAATCTGGGCGGCCGCCGGCTGGAGGACGGGGCGAGCCAGCCCGCGGACGGGCGGTGTCGGCCAAAGCCATCCGGTCGGGCCACGACGGATTCTGGCGTTCCTTGCGCTGGCGATCGTGGGCGGCAGCGTGCCGTTCGCCTTGTTTTTCCAGGGATTGGCGGCAGCCCAGGCGACCCAGGCGGCCTTCCTGCACAAAACCTTGATTGTCTGGGTCGCGTTGCTGGCTGTACCGCTCTTGCGGGAACGGGTCGGGTGGCCGCACCTCGTCGCGATCCTGCTCCTCCTCGTCGGCCAGGCGCTCCTCGCCGGCCGGGCGGGGACAGTTGCGTTCGGTCGCGGGGAAGCGATGATCTTAGCGGCGACTCTCCTCTGGTCCGTGGAGGTCGTGTACGTCAAGCGTCTGCTCCGCCGGTTCTCCTCGCACCTCCTCGCCGTCGTGCGCATGGCGGGTGGGACAGCCTTGCTTGTTGCCTGGCTGGCGTTAACCGGTAAGTTCCACCAGCTCATCGCTCTTGACGCGGCACAGTGGCAGTGGGTGATTGTCACCGGCGTTCTGCTCACCGGCTATGTGGCGACGTGGTATGCGGCGCTTGCCCGCGCACAGGCCGTTGACGTGACCGCGGTGCTGGTGTTTGGCGCAGTGATCACTGCTCTTCTGTCGGCCATGTTCGGGTCGGGGTCTCTCAAGGTGCCCGCACTCGTCGCCATCACTGTGGGTTGCGGCTTGATCGCATGGGCGGCACTCCGCTATTCGCCAAACGCACGAAAGCCCGTCGTCACGGCGTCTCCGTCCCGATGA
- a CDS encoding DUF6390 family protein, whose protein sequence is MSGDLSVEASSNPGRLVRGPGDAAGGRHPARPAVTGRRTPFSGPGPLLFARYAYPPNALGLCGADQPRTLLEYGQERACDPGLAELARTFEGAWPYLTLIAECNGLADPLDSRVVSAYWVGNELLWRVPPVSLASHVADRFHGTIGRAEKWVFDVIAAGAVPHHCFHVFAVYPWIGLLRTGTVDEPLRILDRCRTAPAVVVERNGALVTVRTRPLRWHDGRLSLAESTLRTVRWQEAGLAFIDPPQAGDIMVLHWDFVCDRVTPRQAWTLLRITERLLRAVNGAGVAAAALG, encoded by the coding sequence ATGAGTGGTGATCTGTCCGTGGAAGCGTCCAGCAACCCAGGGAGGCTCGTCCGCGGCCCAGGTGATGCTGCCGGCGGACGTCACCCGGCTCGGCCGGCCGTCACCGGGCGGCGGACGCCTTTCAGCGGGCCAGGGCCGTTGCTCTTTGCCCGGTACGCGTACCCGCCGAACGCGCTCGGGCTCTGCGGTGCGGATCAGCCGCGGACGTTGCTCGAGTACGGACAGGAGCGGGCGTGCGATCCCGGATTGGCCGAGCTGGCCCGCACCTTCGAGGGCGCATGGCCGTACTTGACTCTGATCGCTGAGTGCAACGGCCTTGCAGATCCGCTCGACAGCAGGGTGGTCAGCGCCTACTGGGTGGGCAACGAGTTGCTCTGGCGGGTGCCGCCCGTTAGTCTCGCCTCTCACGTCGCCGACCGCTTCCACGGCACGATCGGCCGGGCCGAGAAGTGGGTCTTTGACGTCATCGCGGCTGGGGCGGTACCCCACCACTGCTTCCACGTCTTCGCTGTCTACCCCTGGATCGGGTTGCTGCGCACTGGCACCGTCGACGAGCCGCTCCGCATCCTTGATCGGTGCCGGACCGCTCCTGCGGTTGTCGTCGAGCGGAATGGGGCGCTGGTTACGGTGCGTACGCGACCGCTGCGCTGGCACGATGGACGGCTCAGTCTCGCCGAGTCGACCCTGCGGACTGTCCGCTGGCAGGAGGCGGGTCTGGCGTTCATCGATCCTCCACAGGCAGGCGACATTATGGTGCTGCACTGGGATTTCGTATGCGATCGTGTCACTCCTCGTCAGGCCTGGACTCTTCTCCGCATTACCGAGCGGTTGCTCCGGGCGGTCAACGGTGCGGGTGTCGCCGCTGCCGCCCTCGGCTGA
- a CDS encoding cell division protein SepF: MAFMRKAAVYLGLVEDDEERYEDYDDYDDAEPHRREPREAVERDLGSRRTAVVRRMDARESSPADPAELRRVSEPAPTERPTPPLRVTTLHPRTYNEARAIGEHFREGIPVIMNLTEMDDADAKRLVDFAAGLTFGLRGSIERITSKVFLLSPRNVEVTAEDKRRMAEGGFFNQS; encoded by the coding sequence ATGGCCTTCATGCGCAAGGCGGCTGTCTACCTCGGCTTGGTCGAGGACGACGAGGAGCGCTACGAGGACTACGACGACTACGACGATGCCGAACCGCATCGCCGTGAGCCTCGTGAGGCCGTGGAACGCGACCTTGGCTCACGGCGAACTGCGGTCGTGCGGCGGATGGATGCGCGGGAGTCGAGTCCCGCCGACCCTGCGGAGCTGCGGCGGGTCAGCGAGCCCGCACCGACCGAGCGTCCGACTCCGCCGCTTCGGGTCACGACGCTGCACCCACGCACCTATAACGAAGCGCGGGCGATCGGCGAGCACTTCCGGGAAGGCATTCCGGTGATCATGAATCTCACCGAGATGGACGACGCGGACGCTAAGCGGCTCGTTGACTTCGCAGCCGGCTTGACCTTCGGTCTCCGCGGGAGCATTGAACGGATCACCAGTAAGGTCTTCCTTCTCTCGCCGCGGAACGTCGAAGTGACCGCAGAGGACAAGCGCCGCATGGCTGAGGGCGGCTTCTTCAACCAGTCCTGA
- a CDS encoding YggT family protein codes for MAALWTLIEVILWIFLILLIVRLVFDWVQVFAPEWRPRGGVLVVLEFCYSITDPPLRALRRVVPPVRIGRFGLDIAWIGLFIGVVILQSVVASL; via the coding sequence GTGGCCGCACTGTGGACCCTCATCGAAGTGATCCTCTGGATCTTCTTGATCCTCTTGATCGTACGGTTGGTCTTCGACTGGGTGCAGGTGTTCGCACCCGAGTGGCGGCCGCGCGGCGGCGTCCTCGTGGTGCTCGAATTCTGTTACTCGATAACCGATCCGCCGTTGCGGGCGTTACGCCGGGTGGTGCCGCCCGTGCGGATCGGGCGGTTCGGACTGGACATTGCCTGGATCGGCCTGTTCATCGGCGTGGTGATTCTGCAATCCGTCGTGGCGTCCTTATGA
- a CDS encoding DivIVA domain-containing protein yields the protein MPLTAEDVKNKQFTHSRFRGGYDEAEVDEFLDQVEAELARLHRENADLRARLQAAEQALRDAQQAASGGSAGAPAPVQVGEDPQQAAVRVLAAAQRTADEMVAEAKRDAEKIISDARARVEQLERETQERHRAVIGNLDAEREKLERRVDELRAFEREYRARLKAYLEAQLRDLEGRGTDTPRPAPATTAPPASGPATAGPAVPPLAPPAQPRPASPFVPGTPPGQPGGGTSSGAAPFSAGSPSSLPAGFGGAAAGTQTPSGNIPAPPTLGGPPSGPGGPPDQKPPSGFEVDEGPEIPPTNG from the coding sequence ATGCCGCTCACCGCTGAGGACGTGAAGAACAAGCAGTTCACGCATTCGCGGTTTCGTGGCGGGTACGACGAAGCCGAGGTTGACGAATTCCTGGACCAAGTCGAAGCCGAACTCGCCCGCCTGCACCGGGAGAATGCCGACCTGCGGGCGCGGTTGCAAGCCGCTGAACAGGCCCTGCGAGACGCCCAGCAGGCGGCTTCCGGTGGGTCCGCCGGCGCTCCGGCGCCGGTCCAGGTTGGCGAGGATCCGCAGCAGGCCGCTGTCCGCGTGCTGGCCGCCGCCCAGCGGACGGCCGATGAGATGGTGGCCGAGGCGAAACGGGACGCCGAGAAGATCATTTCTGATGCGCGGGCGCGGGTCGAGCAGTTGGAGCGCGAGACGCAGGAGCGGCACCGGGCAGTGATCGGCAACTTGGACGCCGAGCGCGAGAAGCTGGAACGCCGGGTTGATGAACTCCGGGCGTTCGAGCGCGAGTACCGCGCCCGGCTCAAGGCCTACCTGGAGGCGCAGCTGCGGGACCTCGAGGGCCGCGGTACGGATACACCCCGGCCGGCTCCGGCGACAACGGCTCCGCCGGCATCGGGTCCGGCGACAGCGGGACCAGCGGTTCCACCGCTCGCCCCGCCGGCGCAGCCGAGGCCTGCCAGCCCCTTTGTGCCCGGCACCCCTCCGGGTCAGCCCGGCGGCGGTACCTCGTCCGGTGCAGCACCGTTCAGCGCAGGTTCGCCGTCATCGCTACCGGCAGGCTTCGGTGGAGCGGCCGCGGGCACCCAGACCCCGTCCGGCAACATCCCGGCGCCGCCCACTCTCGGTGGACCGCCCAGTGGCCCTGGTGGACCGCCGGACCAGAAGCCGCCGAGTGGGTTCGAGGTGGACGAAGGTCCGGAAATTCCGCCGACCAATGGCTGA
- the ileS gene encoding isoleucine--tRNA ligase produces the protein MSGRRRFTPLPAQVDLPALEHEVLQRWRDTRVFERSLAASAGRPQWTFYEGPPTANGTPGTHHVEARVFKDLFPRFKTMKGFHVPRKAGWDCHGLPVELQVERELGFSGKQDIETYGIAEFNAKCRESVERHVDAFERLTERMGYWVDMSQAYWTMDPTYIDSVWWSLKKIFDAGLLVRDHRVAPYCPRCGTPLSDHEVAQGYLTVTDPSVYVRFPLTSGPYAGKADLLVWTTTPWTLVSNTAVAVHPDVEYVVADTGDGTPVIVAAPLVEAALQTSPRIIDRLRGREMERWSYCRPFDLVSFDAAAHYVVLAEYVTTDDGTGLVHQAPAFGADDLAVSRVYGLPVVNPVRADGTFQPTVPLVGGMFFKDADRVLVDDLRARGLLLRLAPYEHSYPHCWRCDTPLLYYALPTWYIRTTAVKDKLLEENEKTNWFPETIKHGRYGDWLRNNVDWALSRNRYWGTPLPLWTCPAGHVTCVGSRAELGNLAGQELSGLDPHRPYVDAVTFPCPVCGAEARRVPEVIDGWYDSGAMPFAQFGYPFAGVDEFERSYPADFICEAIDQTRGWFYTLMAVGTLVFGRSSYRNVVCLGHILAEDGRKMSKHLGNILEPMPLMERHGADALRWFMLASGSPWVPRRVGHDALDEVVRKVLLTYWNTASFFVLYANASGWTPSDPAPPVETRPLLDRWALSRVHATTAEVDNALESFDSAGAGRRLSELIDDLSNWYVRRSRRRFWEGDAAALATLYECLEVLTRLLAPFVPFITDYVHSCLVTEMVPSAPDSVHLREWPAADPARIDPALDAQMALLRKVVELGRAARAESKLRVRQPLRRALVRARGWSDLPAELVEQVADELNVRQVVDASTSDVHVITRMVKPNFRALGKRFGQRTPRIAAAITAAEPNALSRELSERGTVQVTVDGEPVDLGPDDVIVSEAPAEGWVVASDGEIFVALDIELTPELVSAGIAREVIRFLQDARKNSGLDISDRIEVWWQAERDDVAAAIREHAKLISTEVLAVAFTEGRPNAEIRTHHDDDLRLTAWLRTAGG, from the coding sequence GTGTCCGGCAGACGTCGGTTCACCCCGCTGCCCGCGCAGGTCGATCTCCCAGCGCTCGAACACGAAGTCCTGCAACGCTGGCGAGACACCCGCGTCTTCGAACGGTCCCTTGCCGCGTCGGCCGGCCGGCCGCAGTGGACGTTCTATGAAGGACCGCCGACCGCCAATGGGACGCCGGGAACCCACCACGTCGAGGCGCGGGTATTCAAGGACCTCTTCCCCCGGTTCAAGACCATGAAGGGGTTTCACGTTCCCCGGAAGGCCGGGTGGGATTGCCACGGCCTGCCGGTGGAACTGCAGGTGGAACGGGAGCTCGGATTCTCCGGCAAGCAGGACATCGAGACGTACGGCATCGCGGAATTCAACGCGAAGTGCCGCGAATCGGTCGAGCGGCACGTCGACGCCTTCGAACGCCTCACCGAGCGGATGGGCTACTGGGTCGACATGTCCCAGGCGTACTGGACGATGGACCCGACCTACATCGATTCCGTCTGGTGGTCGCTGAAGAAGATCTTCGACGCTGGTCTCCTGGTACGGGACCACCGGGTTGCACCCTACTGCCCACGTTGCGGCACTCCCCTCTCCGATCACGAGGTCGCCCAGGGATATCTGACCGTCACGGATCCCAGCGTCTACGTTCGATTCCCGCTCACCAGCGGCCCGTACGCCGGCAAGGCCGATCTCCTCGTCTGGACAACGACGCCGTGGACCCTCGTCAGCAACACGGCAGTCGCGGTACATCCGGACGTCGAATACGTCGTCGCCGATACCGGCGACGGCACGCCGGTCATCGTCGCAGCGCCGTTGGTGGAGGCTGCATTACAAACCAGTCCGCGGATCATCGACCGGCTTCGCGGCCGGGAGATGGAACGCTGGAGCTACTGCCGCCCGTTCGACCTCGTCAGCTTCGACGCGGCAGCGCATTACGTCGTCCTCGCCGAATACGTGACGACCGACGACGGCACCGGTCTGGTCCACCAAGCACCGGCGTTCGGTGCGGATGACTTAGCCGTGAGCCGCGTGTACGGCTTGCCGGTCGTCAACCCCGTCCGCGCGGACGGCACGTTCCAACCGACCGTCCCGCTCGTCGGCGGCATGTTCTTCAAGGACGCCGACCGGGTGCTCGTCGACGACCTGCGGGCGCGTGGTCTGTTGCTGCGGCTCGCGCCGTACGAGCACAGCTACCCGCATTGCTGGCGGTGCGACACGCCGCTGCTGTACTACGCGCTGCCGACGTGGTACATCCGGACGACTGCCGTCAAGGACAAGCTGCTCGAGGAGAACGAGAAGACCAACTGGTTCCCGGAGACCATCAAGCATGGCCGGTACGGCGACTGGCTCCGCAACAACGTGGACTGGGCGCTTTCCCGGAACAGGTACTGGGGAACGCCGCTGCCGCTGTGGACGTGCCCCGCCGGGCACGTGACCTGCGTCGGCTCCCGGGCGGAACTCGGCAATCTTGCCGGTCAGGAACTGAGCGGCCTCGATCCACACCGACCGTACGTCGACGCCGTCACCTTCCCGTGCCCGGTCTGCGGCGCCGAAGCGCGGCGGGTCCCGGAGGTGATCGACGGTTGGTACGACTCCGGCGCCATGCCGTTTGCGCAATTCGGATACCCATTCGCCGGCGTCGACGAGTTCGAGCGGTCGTACCCGGCGGACTTCATCTGCGAAGCCATCGACCAGACCCGCGGCTGGTTCTACACGCTGATGGCCGTCGGCACGCTGGTCTTCGGCCGATCGAGCTACCGGAACGTGGTCTGCCTCGGTCACATCCTTGCCGAGGACGGCCGGAAGATGAGCAAGCACCTCGGCAACATCCTGGAGCCCATGCCGCTGATGGAACGGCACGGCGCTGATGCGTTGCGCTGGTTCATGCTTGCCTCGGGCTCGCCCTGGGTGCCCCGGCGGGTCGGCCACGACGCCCTCGACGAAGTGGTCCGCAAGGTCCTGCTCACCTACTGGAACACGGCGTCCTTCTTCGTCTTGTACGCGAACGCCAGCGGGTGGACGCCGTCCGACCCGGCACCCCCGGTCGAGACCCGGCCGCTGCTGGACCGCTGGGCGCTCAGCCGCGTGCATGCCACGACTGCCGAGGTGGACAACGCGCTGGAGTCCTTCGATTCCGCCGGTGCCGGACGACGGCTCAGCGAATTGATCGACGATTTGTCGAACTGGTACGTGCGGCGCAGCCGCCGGCGGTTCTGGGAAGGCGATGCGGCTGCGCTCGCGACCCTGTACGAGTGCCTGGAAGTGCTGACCCGGCTGCTCGCGCCGTTCGTGCCGTTCATCACCGATTACGTCCACTCCTGCCTGGTGACCGAGATGGTGCCGTCGGCGCCCGACTCCGTGCACCTGCGGGAGTGGCCGGCCGCGGATCCGGCGCGAATCGACCCAGCGCTCGACGCGCAGATGGCCCTGCTGCGCAAAGTGGTCGAACTCGGCCGGGCGGCACGGGCCGAGTCGAAGCTGCGGGTCCGGCAACCGTTGCGCCGGGCGCTGGTGCGGGCCCGCGGATGGAGCGACCTACCCGCCGAGCTGGTCGAGCAGGTCGCGGACGAGCTCAACGTACGGCAGGTCGTCGACGCATCGACCAGCGACGTACACGTGATCACCAGGATGGTGAAACCGAATTTCCGGGCCCTTGGAAAGCGTTTCGGGCAGCGTACGCCGCGCATCGCCGCCGCAATCACCGCTGCGGAGCCGAACGCGCTCAGCCGCGAACTGTCCGAGCGCGGCACCGTGCAGGTGACGGTCGACGGTGAACCCGTCGACCTTGGCCCGGACGACGTCATCGTCTCCGAGGCACCGGCGGAAGGCTGGGTGGTCGCCAGCGACGGTGAGATTTTCGTCGCGCTCGACATCGAACTAACGCCCGAGCTCGTCTCCGCCGGAATCGCCCGCGAAGTCATCCGATTTCTGCAAGACGCCCGGAAGAATTCCGGCCTCGACATCAGCGATCGGATCGAGGTGTGGTGGCAGGCGGAGCGCGACGACGTGGCCGCCGCGATCCGCGAGCACGCCAAGCTGATCAGCACCGAGGTGCTGGCCGTCGCATTCACCGAAGGCCGGCCGAACGCCGAGATCCGCACCCACCACGACGATGACCTCCGTCTCACCGCGTGGTTGCGAACGGCAGGCGGCTAG
- a CDS encoding TraR/DksA family transcriptional regulator → MPGGVLSSPAAAQPAEPAGAESSASAVEPPAAEPPVTAPSAGVDAAAAPAESETPANSTATALPSGAGDVGAGEIADEYTWTAAELDEIRAQLEAEIVRLRREIEVAESGLAERMRDGGDGAGDDQADAGTKTFEREHEMSLANNARDLLVQTEHALARIADGTYGRCENCGNPINKLRLQANPRATLCVSCKQREERR, encoded by the coding sequence GTGCCTGGCGGCGTGCTCTCGTCACCGGCAGCGGCCCAGCCCGCGGAACCAGCCGGTGCGGAGTCGTCCGCGTCTGCCGTCGAACCGCCGGCTGCCGAACCGCCGGTCACGGCACCGTCCGCCGGCGTCGACGCCGCAGCAGCTCCGGCCGAGTCGGAGACCCCCGCCAACTCGACAGCCACGGCGCTCCCATCCGGAGCCGGCGACGTCGGAGCCGGCGAGATCGCGGATGAGTACACCTGGACAGCGGCTGAGCTCGACGAGATTCGTGCGCAGCTCGAAGCGGAGATTGTCCGGTTGCGCCGGGAGATCGAAGTCGCGGAGTCGGGGCTCGCGGAGCGGATGCGGGACGGCGGCGACGGCGCTGGTGACGACCAGGCGGACGCCGGCACGAAGACGTTCGAGCGGGAGCACGAGATGTCCCTGGCCAATAACGCCCGGGATCTGCTCGTGCAGACCGAGCACGCACTCGCCCGCATCGCAGATGGCACGTACGGCCGTTGCGAGAACTGCGGCAATCCCATCAACAAGCTCCGGCTGCAGGCGAATCCGCGTGCGACGCTATGTGTGTCCTGCAAGCAACGGGAGGAGCGTCGCTGA
- a CDS encoding signal peptidase II, with translation MGIFFGAASAVFVCDVVSKIIVVATLSDRPPVRLLGGLLTLEETRNAGAAFSIGTGATALFAVVAIGVIVVIVRTARRLYSAAWAWVFGLLLGGATGNLIDRLVRSPGIFRGEVVDWIRLPHFAVFNIADAAITVGGVLAAWLALTGRHFDGRRIAESSPHRHVSPSDAEEPAADRSNAAGE, from the coding sequence ATGGGCATTTTCTTCGGAGCCGCGTCGGCTGTCTTCGTCTGCGACGTCGTTTCAAAGATCATCGTCGTCGCCACCCTCTCGGACCGGCCGCCGGTCCGGCTCCTCGGAGGCCTCCTCACGCTGGAAGAGACCCGGAACGCGGGTGCGGCGTTCAGCATCGGCACCGGAGCGACCGCGCTGTTTGCGGTCGTCGCCATCGGCGTCATCGTCGTGATTGTCCGGACGGCCCGCCGGCTCTACAGCGCAGCGTGGGCGTGGGTGTTCGGGCTCCTGCTTGGCGGGGCAACGGGGAACCTCATCGACCGCTTGGTCCGCTCCCCGGGAATCTTCCGCGGGGAGGTCGTTGACTGGATACGGCTGCCGCATTTCGCCGTTTTCAACATTGCCGACGCGGCGATTACGGTCGGTGGTGTGCTGGCCGCCTGGCTTGCCCTGACCGGCCGGCATTTCGACGGCCGCCGGATCGCGGAGTCCTCTCCGCACCGCCACGTCTCGCCGTCAGATGCCGAGGAGCCCGCTGCCGACCGGAGCAACGCCGCCGGTGAGTGA